The Onychomys torridus chromosome 4, mOncTor1.1, whole genome shotgun sequence genome includes a window with the following:
- the Grem1 gene encoding gremlin-1 encodes MNRTAYTVGALLLLLGTLLPAAEGKKKGSQGAIPPPDKAQHNDSEQTQSPPQPGSRTRGRGQGRGTAMPGEEVLESSQEALHVTERKYLKRDWCKTQPLKQTIHEEGCNSRTIINRFCYGQCNSFYIPRHIRKEEGSFQSCSFCKPKKFTTMMVTLNCPELQPPTKKKRVTRVKQCRCISIDLD; translated from the coding sequence ATGAACCGCACCGCCTACACTGTGGGAGCTTTGCTTCTCCTCTTGGGGACCCTACTACCGGCAgctgaagggaaaaagaaagggtcCCAAGGAGCCATCCCACCTCCAGACAAAGCTCAGCATAATGACTCTGAGCAGACCCAGtccccaccacagcctggctccaggACCCGGGGGCGGGGCCAGGGGCGAGGCACCGCCATGCCAGGAGAGGAGGTGCTAGAGTCCAGCCAAGAGGCCCTGCATGTGACAGAGCGCAAGTACCTGAAGCGAGATTGGTGCAAAACTCAGCCCCTGAAGCAGACCATCCATGAGGAGGGCTGCAACAGCCGCACTATTATCAACCGCTTCTGCTATGGCCAGTGCAATTCCTTCTATATCCCCAGGCAcatcaggaaggaggaaggctccTTTCAGTCTTGCTCCTTCTGCAAGCCCAAGAAGTTCACCACCATGATGGTCACGCTCAACTGTCCTGAGCTACAGCCACCCACCAAGAAGAAGCGGGTCACACGCGTGAAGCAGTGTCGTTGCATATCCATCGATTTGGATTAA